A DNA window from Shewanella baltica contains the following coding sequences:
- a CDS encoding ABC transporter permease, with protein sequence MFFYYVDLAWRSIKKTPALSLLMVLAISIGIGITITTLNVYKMMSFNPAGERSDELNAVQLWSQGPDSWDEFNSLVTYQDAMNLRNNTLPKRQAAMFRTGMAVQTEDANFAPILESIRVTDSDFFKLFDVPFLYGNAWDKSVDTEPAYQVVINDKLNQKLFAGQNSVGKVIYLNRKPYQVVGVIKVWDPKPKYYDPTNGAFNDTEQIFVPFSLTPIEEFDIWGNTSGWKFETMNSYSDRLNSEKVWLLYWVELPNKDAVASYRSWLSNYVAEQKALGRFTDNKSAADSVKVSDVATWLEYNNVVPEDNKILVGLSALFLSVCLVNILGLMLTKFLKRAPEVGVRRAIGASRAQIFAQYMVEVGMIGLFGGLLGLAWAYASLYGLSAQFEVSKGLTHLSASMWIITPSIAVGTALLAGLYPAWVVCRTKPSVYLKSQ encoded by the coding sequence ATGTTTTTTTATTATGTTGATTTAGCTTGGCGCAGCATTAAGAAAACCCCCGCGCTGTCGTTGTTGATGGTGTTGGCGATTTCGATTGGTATTGGTATCACGATCACCACGTTAAACGTGTACAAGATGATGTCATTTAATCCTGCGGGTGAACGCTCTGATGAGTTAAATGCGGTTCAACTTTGGAGCCAAGGCCCAGATTCTTGGGATGAGTTTAACTCATTAGTGACTTATCAAGATGCGATGAATCTGCGCAACAATACCTTACCTAAACGCCAAGCGGCGATGTTTCGCACTGGGATGGCAGTGCAAACGGAGGATGCTAATTTTGCGCCTATTTTAGAAAGCATTCGGGTGACGGACAGTGACTTTTTTAAGCTGTTTGACGTGCCATTTTTGTACGGTAATGCGTGGGATAAATCCGTCGACACTGAACCTGCTTATCAAGTGGTGATTAACGATAAACTCAATCAAAAATTGTTTGCTGGTCAAAACAGTGTTGGCAAGGTTATCTATCTTAATCGTAAACCTTATCAAGTGGTTGGGGTGATTAAAGTCTGGGATCCTAAGCCTAAATATTATGATCCCACTAACGGTGCCTTTAACGACACGGAACAAATTTTTGTGCCGTTTTCGCTGACGCCTATCGAAGAGTTTGATATATGGGGTAACACTTCAGGTTGGAAGTTTGAGACGATGAATAGTTACAGCGATCGCCTTAACTCTGAAAAAGTGTGGTTGCTGTATTGGGTTGAGTTGCCAAATAAAGACGCAGTAGCCAGTTACCGTTCTTGGCTCAGCAATTATGTGGCGGAGCAAAAAGCCCTGGGCCGTTTTACGGATAATAAATCAGCCGCTGACTCAGTCAAAGTCTCCGATGTGGCGACTTGGCTTGAATACAATAATGTGGTGCCCGAAGACAATAAAATCTTGGTTGGCTTGAGTGCACTATTTTTAAGTGTTTGTTTAGTCAATATATTAGGTTTGATGCTGACAAAGTTCCTCAAGCGTGCACCCGAGGTGGGAGTGCGCCGTGCAATCGGTGCTAGCCGTGCCCAAATCTTCGCTCAATACATGGTGGAAGTGGGCATGATTGGTTTATTCGGTGGTTTGCTGGGACTTGCTTGGGCCTACGCGTCACTTTACGGCTTATCGGCACAGTTTGAGGTCTCGAAGGGGTTAACCCATTTATCGGCGAGTATGTGGATTATCACCCCAAGTATTGCGGTAGGCACAGCCTTGTTGGCTGGCTTGTATCCCGCGTGGGTTGTTTGTCGCACTAAACCTAGCGTTTATCTGAAAAGCCAGTAA
- a CDS encoding ABC transporter ATP-binding protein, with product MLSMKSVSKVFKTDLVETHALRDFNLEVNEGEFVAVTGPSGSGKTTFLNIAGLLEGFTHGDYFLDGINVSNLSDNKSAAIRNEKIGFIFQGFNLIPDLNLAENIEVPLRYRGFNAKERQRRVQQALEQVGLASRLKHFPTQLSGGQQQRVAIARALAGEPRFLLADEPTGNLDSLMARQVMELLENINQAGTTIIMVTHDPELARRAQRNIQIVDGQVCDFTMYQPHGSVQTAATPHPLDKLVANAD from the coding sequence ATGTTATCAATGAAGAGTGTGAGCAAGGTTTTTAAAACGGATTTAGTGGAAACCCACGCCCTGCGCGATTTTAACCTCGAAGTGAATGAAGGCGAGTTTGTCGCGGTCACGGGTCCTTCTGGCTCAGGTAAAACGACTTTTTTAAATATCGCGGGTTTGCTCGAAGGTTTTACCCACGGTGACTATTTTCTCGATGGCATTAACGTGTCTAACCTGAGCGATAACAAGAGCGCTGCTATCCGTAACGAGAAAATCGGCTTTATCTTCCAAGGCTTTAACTTAATTCCCGACCTTAACTTGGCAGAAAATATCGAAGTGCCGCTGCGCTACCGTGGTTTTAATGCCAAGGAACGCCAACGCCGCGTACAGCAAGCATTAGAACAAGTGGGTTTAGCTTCACGACTCAAGCATTTTCCCACTCAGCTTTCGGGCGGACAGCAACAAAGGGTGGCGATTGCTCGTGCTTTGGCGGGTGAGCCACGCTTCCTGCTCGCCGATGAACCGACAGGTAACCTCGACAGCTTAATGGCGCGCCAAGTGATGGAATTACTTGAAAATATCAACCAAGCGGGCACAACCATCATCATGGTGACACATGATCCTGAACTCGCTCGCCGTGCCCAGCGCAATATTCAAATTGTCGACGGTCAAGTGTGTGATTTTACTATGTATCAGCCCCATGGCAGTGTGCAAACTGCGGCGACCCCGCACCCATTAGACAAACTTGTCGCCAACGCTGACTAA
- a CDS encoding efflux RND transporter periplasmic adaptor subunit, with translation MIKDTSGQDTVLVPSTTKRLKLPLLIGGCALLVSALVWASLGTDSVSKSLSRSDITTATLFVGTLTRDVATTGKIVAANAPILYSTEEGTVTLLSNPGDSVNKGDVVAKLDSPRLSNQLEQAKSILAGMQSALERAKLDARRGQLQVNQTLDMAAVDLEAANRERRRGELLIKNKLISEIDYEKGKDELHKAKLKFAHAEQEVALTKDTLTFEVKNKALEVERQTLAVHELERQVEALNIKAPVGGIIGNWITEQKTRLSANQPILTVVDLSAYEAELAVPESYADDLGLGMEVELSFGSVKLMGKLSSISPEVRNREVTARVQFVQDNSLKLRQNQRISARVLLEHRPDVLMVKRGAFMTSGGGDVVYQIEGDLASRRAIKLGSTSLSQVEVLDGGKAGDEWVISSVEPFNHTEQVRIH, from the coding sequence ATGATTAAAGATACTAGCGGCCAAGATACTGTACTTGTGCCATCGACCACTAAACGTCTTAAGTTACCTCTGTTGATCGGCGGTTGCGCCTTATTAGTCAGCGCCTTAGTGTGGGCGAGCTTGGGCACAGATAGCGTGAGCAAATCCTTAAGCCGCAGCGACATCACTACCGCAACACTCTTTGTTGGAACGTTAACCCGTGATGTTGCGACCACAGGTAAAATTGTGGCGGCGAATGCGCCTATTTTGTATAGCACAGAGGAAGGCACAGTCACTCTGCTGAGTAACCCTGGCGATAGCGTCAATAAAGGCGATGTGGTTGCCAAACTCGATAGCCCAAGATTATCCAATCAGTTGGAGCAGGCTAAGTCGATTTTGGCGGGAATGCAGAGTGCGTTAGAGCGCGCCAAGTTAGACGCCAGACGCGGTCAACTGCAAGTGAATCAAACCTTAGACATGGCCGCGGTTGACCTAGAAGCCGCCAACAGAGAACGTCGCCGGGGTGAGTTGTTAATTAAAAATAAGCTGATCAGCGAAATCGATTACGAAAAAGGCAAAGACGAATTACACAAGGCTAAACTCAAGTTTGCCCATGCCGAGCAGGAAGTCGCGCTAACAAAAGACACCCTAACCTTTGAAGTTAAAAACAAAGCATTAGAAGTCGAGCGCCAAACCCTTGCGGTGCATGAACTCGAACGCCAAGTTGAGGCCCTGAATATCAAAGCCCCCGTGGGCGGCATTATCGGCAACTGGATCACCGAGCAGAAAACCCGTCTTAGCGCTAATCAACCGATTCTAACCGTTGTGGATTTAAGTGCCTATGAGGCCGAACTTGCTGTGCCAGAGTCCTACGCCGACGATTTGGGTTTAGGGATGGAAGTTGAGCTCAGTTTCGGCAGCGTGAAGTTAATGGGCAAGTTATCGTCCATCTCCCCCGAAGTACGTAACCGTGAAGTGACCGCAAGAGTGCAGTTCGTTCAAGATAACAGCTTGAAACTGCGTCAGAACCAACGTATCTCCGCCCGAGTCTTGTTAGAGCACAGACCCGATGTGTTGATGGTGAAACGCGGCGCCTTTATGACCAGCGGCGGTGGCGATGTGGTGTACCAAATTGAGGGCGATCTAGCCAGCCGCCGCGCGATCAAACTCGGCAGTACAAGCCTGAGCCAAGTCGAAGTGCTGGATGGCGGCAAAGCCGGAGACGAGTGGGTGATATCCAGTGTCGAGCCCTTTAATCACACCGAACAGGTCAGGATTCATTGA
- the pyrC gene encoding dihydroorotase: MTTITITRPDDWHIHLRDGAQLKDTVRDISRYMGRAIVMPNLVPPAIDTETALTYYDRIKAQVPAGSLFEPLMVLYLTDKTSPDEIRKAKTTGKIVAAKLYPAGATTNSDSGVTDLKNIYPALEAMQEVGMLFLVHGEVTDSSIDIFDRERVFIENILSKIVADFPELKIVLEHITTKDAVDFVTQASDNVAATITAHHLLYNRNHMLAGGIRPHFYCLPILKRNTHQQALLAAAASGSKKFFLGTDSAPHAKDKKEAACGCAGSYTAHAAIELYAEAFESVNALDKLEAFASFNGPDFYNLPRNADTITLVKKPWNVPATYPLGDTNVVPIRAGEAIDWQVE; this comes from the coding sequence ATGACCACAATAACAATCACTCGCCCAGACGACTGGCATATTCATTTAAGAGACGGCGCCCAGCTAAAAGATACCGTGCGCGACATCAGCCGCTATATGGGCCGCGCCATCGTCATGCCAAACTTAGTGCCCCCCGCTATCGATACCGAAACCGCACTGACTTATTACGACCGCATTAAAGCGCAGGTGCCAGCGGGCTCACTATTCGAACCTTTGATGGTGTTGTATTTAACCGACAAAACCAGCCCAGATGAAATCCGCAAAGCCAAAACTACGGGTAAAATTGTTGCCGCTAAACTCTACCCTGCGGGCGCGACGACCAACTCGGATTCTGGCGTCACCGATTTGAAGAACATCTACCCAGCCCTCGAAGCCATGCAAGAAGTCGGCATGCTGTTTTTAGTGCACGGTGAAGTCACGGATTCATCGATTGATATTTTCGACCGCGAGCGCGTTTTTATCGAAAATATCCTCAGCAAAATCGTCGCCGATTTCCCAGAACTTAAAATCGTGCTTGAACATATCACCACTAAGGATGCGGTCGATTTTGTCACCCAAGCCTCTGATAATGTGGCCGCGACTATTACAGCCCACCATTTGCTGTATAACCGCAACCACATGCTGGCTGGCGGTATTCGCCCACATTTTTACTGCCTACCGATTTTAAAACGCAATACCCACCAGCAGGCGTTATTGGCCGCTGCAGCAAGCGGTAGCAAGAAGTTCTTCTTAGGCACAGATTCGGCGCCCCACGCTAAAGATAAGAAAGAAGCCGCATGTGGCTGCGCGGGTTCGTACACGGCCCATGCCGCAATTGAGCTGTATGCCGAAGCCTTCGAATCGGTGAATGCACTGGATAAACTCGAAGCGTTCGCCAGCTTCAATGGCCCAGACTTTTACAATCTGCCACGTAACGCCGACACGATCACCCTAGTGAAAAAACCATGGAATGTCCCTGCAACTTACCCGCTGGGCGACACTAACGTAGTGCCGATTCGTGCAGGCGAAGCCATTGATTGGCAGGTTGAGTAA
- a CDS encoding nuclear transport factor 2 family protein, which produces MHFELIHFSKESSLSNLTAKIATPEALVQAQLEAYNQRDLATFVAQFSDDVCIYRPPATAPVIQGKAAFSDYYQNERFNLPNLHAEIVSRMVVGNKVVDHERISGIRDEPFEVMVVFEVNNGLIQAMWSFATN; this is translated from the coding sequence ATGCATTTCGAGCTAATTCATTTCAGTAAGGAATCATCCTTGAGCAATTTAACCGCAAAAATAGCGACACCCGAAGCCTTAGTGCAAGCCCAGCTTGAAGCCTACAACCAGCGCGATCTCGCTACTTTTGTCGCCCAGTTTAGTGATGATGTGTGCATCTATCGTCCACCCGCAACAGCGCCCGTCATCCAAGGTAAAGCCGCTTTTAGTGACTACTATCAGAATGAACGCTTTAACCTGCCCAACTTACATGCCGAAATAGTCAGCCGTATGGTGGTGGGCAATAAAGTCGTCGATCACGAACGCATCAGCGGGATTAGGGATGAACCCTTTGAAGTAATGGTGGTGTTTGAAGTTAATAATGGATTGATTCAAGCCATGTGGAGTTTTGCAACCAATTGA
- a CDS encoding FRG domain-containing protein, translated as MADAIKLAKAETSNNSKKWWFRGQSNARHNLVPSLFRPIDGKYYDENMLIDGFVRMHPEARERHTDVLELLTYAQHYGLPTRLLDWTENVLVALYFACSTENNLDGKLFFLPDFVDDIFDFDYYNFDFGKIFLTKLIEYNDADDFENIFKQAASYIREDHLKFLNDQLLFNELRFDDFLALERKYHGPLSNKGVNLSFNTEGSGTGRLIKHAGFMYTPKRLNKRLVTQQGCFTCHTGKILYNQQYVKVNDEFDKFSRSFIIPAKFKEDILNELKYCGIYEATLFPELEYQTKHIKSYSLFEQKW; from the coding sequence GTGGCTGATGCCATTAAATTAGCAAAGGCAGAAACTTCAAATAACTCTAAGAAATGGTGGTTTAGGGGACAATCTAACGCCCGCCACAATCTTGTACCTAGTTTATTTAGGCCAATAGACGGCAAATATTATGATGAGAACATGCTCATCGATGGGTTTGTAAGGATGCATCCAGAAGCAAGAGAACGTCATACCGATGTTTTGGAGCTTCTTACTTATGCCCAGCACTATGGCTTACCGACAAGACTTCTCGATTGGACGGAAAATGTATTAGTTGCTCTTTATTTTGCATGCTCAACAGAAAATAACCTTGATGGTAAACTCTTTTTTTTACCCGATTTTGTAGACGATATATTTGATTTCGATTATTACAACTTTGATTTTGGTAAAATATTTCTCACTAAATTAATAGAATATAATGATGCAGATGACTTTGAAAATATATTTAAACAGGCCGCATCTTACATCCGCGAAGATCATCTTAAATTCTTAAATGACCAGCTTTTATTTAATGAATTACGTTTTGATGATTTTTTAGCATTAGAGAGAAAGTATCACGGTCCATTATCGAATAAAGGAGTCAATTTAAGTTTTAACACCGAAGGCAGTGGAACAGGCCGTTTAATAAAACATGCTGGATTCATGTACACACCAAAACGCCTTAACAAACGATTAGTCACACAACAAGGTTGCTTTACCTGCCATACAGGTAAAATATTGTATAACCAACAATATGTTAAAGTTAACGATGAATTTGATAAATTTTCACGTTCCTTCATTATCCCAGCTAAGTTTAAGGAAGATATATTAAATGAACTTAAATATTGCGGAATATACGAAGCAACTTTATTTCCTGAGCTTGAATATCAAACAAAACATATTAAAAGTTATTCACTGTTTGAACAGAAGTGGTAA
- a CDS encoding GNAT family N-acetyltransferase gives MSNPPPTVTIEQVKETDFSLWLPHWRDYQTFYKVALSEAITQTTWHRFFDRQEPLYCAVAREGENLLGFVHFVFHRSTWAETEYCYLEDLFVAPAARGKLVGKQLIEFVQQAANERDCARLYWHTHETNHTAQKLYDWIGQKSGMIEYQMPL, from the coding sequence ATGTCCAACCCACCACCAACCGTAACCATTGAACAGGTTAAAGAAACAGACTTTTCACTCTGGTTACCACACTGGCGTGATTACCAGACCTTTTACAAAGTGGCACTTTCGGAGGCGATCACCCAAACCACTTGGCATCGGTTTTTTGATCGTCAAGAACCCCTTTATTGCGCCGTTGCGAGGGAGGGCGAAAACCTGCTTGGCTTTGTGCACTTTGTATTTCATCGTTCCACTTGGGCGGAAACTGAGTACTGCTACCTTGAAGATCTGTTTGTCGCCCCAGCAGCAAGGGGCAAGCTTGTTGGTAAGCAACTGATTGAGTTTGTTCAGCAAGCGGCAAATGAGCGAGACTGTGCACGCTTGTATTGGCATACACATGAGACGAACCACACAGCGCAAAAACTCTATGATTGGATTGGCCAAAAGTCCGGCATGATTGAGTATCAAATGCCACTCTAG
- the pdxR gene encoding MocR-like pyridoxine biosynthesis transcription factor PdxR, which yields MKKSQSNFPHLQLKDGILKDQLYHAFREAILDGRLHPRMKLPSSRALSETMQISRNSVLQGFDRLIDEGYLLTKPGSGTYVSDTIPDELIAIPNRSDVSVQAFDSTLELYPQLLEMARLRDKGNTRHSMFNIGVGCVDLFPHQLWGRLLGRVWRQSRKNLGKHSHSAGHLPLREAISDYARSTRGLNCTPEQIIIVNGTQQAINLTAQVLLQQGDEVWLDDPGYDGALGAFLSQNLQVRPVSLDDEGTKIAEAIQQWPSVKLAFTAPSHQFPLGGTLSLPRRLALLDWAAEQNKWILEDDYNSEFRYSARPIQALQGLDKQQRVIYAGTFSKMLLPELRLGFLVVPPKLVNAFNLAKHYADSHTAYLEQATLALFIAEGHYARHVRRVRKACLARQTALITAIEQYLPDKLSVQISDSGIHLVCWLKDGLTEDEVINKCRQLSLGAQPLSRYCQTRYPRQAILLGYAAHTPDELGGNIKKLAQSL from the coding sequence ATGAAAAAATCACAATCTAACTTCCCTCATTTGCAACTCAAGGATGGCATCCTCAAAGACCAGCTTTACCATGCATTTAGAGAGGCGATTCTCGATGGACGCTTGCATCCTAGAATGAAGCTGCCCTCCAGCAGAGCCTTGTCGGAAACTATGCAAATTTCGCGGAACTCAGTACTGCAAGGGTTTGATCGCCTAATTGATGAAGGCTACCTGCTGACTAAGCCAGGTTCGGGCACCTATGTGTCTGATACGATTCCCGACGAACTGATCGCTATCCCAAACCGCAGTGATGTCAGCGTTCAAGCCTTTGATTCTACATTGGAACTCTATCCACAGTTGCTGGAGATGGCGCGACTGAGGGACAAGGGAAATACCCGCCACAGCATGTTCAACATTGGCGTGGGATGTGTTGATCTTTTCCCGCACCAACTTTGGGGTCGCCTGTTAGGCAGAGTCTGGCGACAATCGCGTAAAAACTTGGGGAAACATAGCCATAGTGCTGGGCATTTACCATTGCGCGAAGCGATCAGTGACTATGCCCGTTCAACCCGAGGGCTAAATTGCACGCCCGAGCAAATCATCATAGTCAATGGCACTCAGCAAGCCATTAATCTCACGGCACAGGTACTGCTACAACAGGGAGATGAAGTCTGGCTCGATGACCCCGGATACGATGGCGCCTTAGGCGCTTTTCTCTCGCAAAATCTGCAAGTCCGCCCAGTTAGCCTTGATGATGAAGGCACAAAAATAGCCGAGGCGATACAGCAATGGCCCTCAGTGAAACTGGCTTTTACCGCACCTTCGCATCAGTTCCCCCTCGGCGGAACGCTTAGTCTGCCACGGCGATTAGCCTTACTCGATTGGGCCGCTGAGCAGAATAAGTGGATTTTAGAAGATGACTATAATAGCGAGTTTCGTTATAGCGCCCGCCCGATACAGGCATTGCAGGGACTCGATAAACAACAGCGGGTGATCTACGCAGGCACCTTTTCCAAGATGTTATTACCAGAGCTACGACTCGGCTTTCTCGTCGTTCCGCCTAAACTGGTGAACGCCTTTAACCTTGCCAAACATTACGCCGACTCGCACACGGCTTACCTCGAACAAGCCACATTGGCGCTGTTTATCGCAGAGGGACATTACGCCCGGCATGTACGGCGAGTTCGAAAAGCTTGTTTAGCGCGCCAAACGGCGTTAATCACTGCAATTGAGCAGTATCTGCCCGACAAATTGTCAGTTCAGATCTCAGATTCAGGGATTCACCTCGTGTGTTGGCTAAAAGACGGCTTGACCGAAGACGAAGTAATCAATAAATGCCGCCAACTCAGTTTAGGGGCGCAGCCTTTGTCTCGGTATTGCCAAACGCGCTATCCAAGGCAAGCGATCTTACTGGGTTACGCAGCCCATACGCCCGATGAGCTGGGGGGAAATATTAAAAAACTCGCCCAGAGCCTTTAA
- a CDS encoding MAPEG family protein, translated as MNTLLICLFVAMLLPYLAKGPVAWAMAKAGGYDNNHPRAQQAQLTGFGARALAGHQNAFESLLVFGLAVLVVIATGKVNPTAEWLAITHVAARFVYHILYLANKGTLRSLSWFVAIFSAFGIFFQAF; from the coding sequence ATGAATACTTTACTTATTTGCCTATTTGTCGCCATGTTATTGCCGTATCTGGCGAAAGGCCCCGTCGCTTGGGCGATGGCTAAGGCGGGCGGTTATGATAATAATCATCCCCGCGCCCAGCAAGCACAGTTAACCGGTTTTGGTGCTCGCGCCTTAGCAGGGCATCAAAATGCCTTCGAATCCCTGTTAGTGTTTGGTCTGGCGGTATTAGTGGTTATCGCCACGGGTAAAGTAAACCCCACTGCTGAGTGGTTGGCAATCACCCATGTCGCCGCACGCTTCGTGTACCACATCTTATACCTTGCCAATAAAGGCACCCTACGATCCCTCTCATGGTTTGTCGCTATCTTTAGCGCCTTCGGGATTTTCTTTCAGGCTTTTTAA
- a CDS encoding GNAT family N-acetyltransferase — translation MYQVLEDVASANDFIRLRQISGLSPRPMAGAIKALPRSLYGVQIKLADQTVGMGRVVGDGALNFEIVDIAVDPEHQGKGLGRLIMQHIMAYLDREAFEGAYITLMADVPELYEKFGFKFSSPASEGMYIVK, via the coding sequence ATGTATCAAGTGCTTGAAGACGTTGCCTCAGCCAATGATTTTATCCGTTTACGGCAGATTTCGGGGTTAAGTCCTCGGCCAATGGCGGGCGCTATTAAGGCCTTACCTAGGAGTTTATATGGCGTGCAGATAAAGCTTGCCGATCAAACTGTGGGTATGGGACGTGTGGTTGGCGACGGCGCACTGAACTTTGAAATTGTCGATATTGCGGTCGATCCTGAGCACCAAGGCAAAGGCTTAGGACGGCTGATTATGCAGCACATTATGGCCTATCTAGATCGTGAGGCTTTTGAAGGCGCCTATATTACCCTGATGGCCGATGTGCCTGAACTCTATGAAAAGTTTGGCTTTAAATTCAGCAGCCCCGCAAGTGAAGGCATGTATATAGTGAAATAA
- a CDS encoding AAA family ATPase: MTEQNALGQEVSKGTLIFLCGKMGAGKSTLSRQLAEAENRILISEDEWLAALYADEINDFDTYLKYSARLKPLLKKHVQELLCSGVSVVMDFPANTVNQRLWFRSIFTDCGAAHKLMHLNHSDALCLSQLDKRRQSHPERAMFDTEAMFWHVSGYFQPPTMDEGFDLEVIES, encoded by the coding sequence ATGACAGAGCAAAATGCGTTAGGGCAAGAGGTCAGTAAAGGCACATTAATATTCCTCTGTGGCAAAATGGGCGCAGGTAAATCCACCTTATCGCGACAACTCGCCGAGGCCGAAAACCGCATTTTAATCTCGGAAGATGAATGGCTGGCGGCGCTGTATGCCGATGAAATTAATGATTTTGATACTTACCTGAAGTATTCCGCTCGTCTTAAGCCCTTGCTTAAAAAGCATGTGCAGGAACTGCTCTGTTCGGGTGTATCTGTGGTGATGGACTTTCCCGCGAATACCGTGAATCAACGCCTGTGGTTTCGCAGCATTTTTACCGATTGTGGCGCCGCCCATAAGTTGATGCATCTTAATCACAGCGACGCGCTTTGTTTGAGCCAACTCGATAAACGCAGACAAAGCCACCCTGAGCGCGCTATGTTCGATACCGAGGCGATGTTCTGGCATGTGAGCGGTTATTTTCAGCCGCCGACTATGGATGAAGGCTTTGATCTTGAGGTGATTGAAAGCTAA
- a CDS encoding glycerol dehydrogenase, whose translation MSTVVPRTVTSPKKFIIGKGLLAQMHDYVKDFGDNAFIICDEFILSRVENEAVAGLDQNGISNHLEKFNYECCEAEIKRLGALAEQHHTNVIVGVGGGKTLDAAKAVAFYQKRPVVLYPTIASTDAPCTALAVIYSETGEFERYLFLPQNPDAVVADTAIIAAAPARFFAAGIGDALATYFEARACYQSDGVNLVLKKPSRTGLGLAQLCYQLLTENVEAAMDAVRNKIVTPALEQTIEATIYLSGVGAEAGGLAAAHAVNNGMSAVADLHKAQHGEKVVFGLLTQLVLENAPKVEIDNVIHIIKTAGLPLTLADLGLKTFVEAEWRKVAEIACAEGDTMGNMPMKLTADDIYQAMIAANAMAERYKKLAV comes from the coding sequence ATGAGCACTGTCGTTCCGCGTACCGTCACTTCCCCTAAAAAATTCATTATCGGCAAGGGCTTATTAGCTCAAATGCATGATTATGTTAAGGACTTTGGTGACAATGCTTTTATCATCTGCGATGAATTTATCCTCAGCCGAGTTGAGAATGAAGCGGTCGCAGGGCTGGATCAAAATGGGATCAGCAACCATCTCGAAAAATTCAACTATGAGTGCTGCGAAGCCGAGATAAAGCGCTTAGGTGCGCTGGCAGAGCAGCATCATACCAATGTAATTGTTGGAGTTGGCGGGGGTAAAACCTTAGATGCCGCCAAAGCCGTCGCCTTCTATCAAAAACGGCCAGTGGTGCTCTACCCAACCATAGCTTCAACCGATGCACCATGTACGGCACTTGCCGTGATCTATTCCGAAACCGGTGAGTTTGAACGCTATCTGTTTCTGCCACAAAATCCTGATGCTGTTGTTGCCGACACAGCCATTATCGCCGCTGCTCCCGCCCGATTCTTTGCAGCAGGCATAGGCGATGCTCTGGCCACTTACTTTGAAGCCCGCGCCTGTTATCAGTCCGATGGTGTCAATCTCGTATTGAAAAAACCTTCCCGCACTGGGCTGGGATTAGCGCAGCTTTGCTATCAACTACTGACTGAAAATGTTGAAGCCGCTATGGATGCGGTGAGAAACAAAATAGTCACTCCCGCACTTGAGCAAACCATTGAAGCGACGATTTATCTCAGTGGTGTCGGGGCCGAAGCGGGCGGATTAGCCGCAGCCCATGCTGTGAACAATGGTATGTCGGCGGTAGCTGACCTACATAAAGCCCAACACGGCGAGAAAGTGGTGTTTGGCTTGCTCACCCAGCTAGTGCTAGAAAATGCCCCCAAAGTCGAAATAGATAACGTCATTCACATCATCAAAACTGCGGGACTGCCGCTCACGCTCGCCGATTTGGGGCTAAAAACCTTTGTCGAAGCAGAGTGGCGCAAAGTGGCTGAGATTGCCTGCGCAGAGGGCGACACTATGGGCAATATGCCGATGAAATTAACCGCAGATGATATCTATCAAGCCATGATAGCCGCCAATGCCATGGCTGAACGCTATAAAAAGCTTGCGGTTTAA